A part of Botrytis cinerea B05.10 chromosome 2, complete sequence genomic DNA contains:
- the Bcape1 gene encoding Bcape1: MVRNKPSTASLHKAAMEKQIASDEKVTQELLMEELAKMKLAVSKPTDPNNGESFTTRESLPIRSLGGDSWARDDYLGLGQEKIETLFEKMRKSYQFPSADTENNATSGAQTLFETFHSTNGSLVPRNLDTKALNAAKHATVLKDPEDYAEPFVNFMTENPTVWHAIQYWETKLEDAGFTKLSPRDSWNGKLEPNGKYYVNRNGTSLIAFSVGGAYKSGNGIAMVAAHSDSLTARLKPVSTKHNKAGFVQLGVAPYAGALNETWWDRDLGIGGRVLVKDEKTGYISQKLVKLGWPIARIPTLAPHFGVGMFGQNNKETQLVPIIGLDNSDIESSASSSSSSEQFQTSNISGAKSSFVSTQPPKLVNLIAKELGIENKETIINWELELFDTQPSQLGGLDKEFIFSGRIDDKVCSWSSIEALLSNSSSEESKSSGIISMVGLFDDEEIGSLLRQGARGNFLPGTVERIVECFNNSTYSPNVLMETYAKSFLVSFDVTHATNPNFLEKYLENHCPRLNVGLTVEADSNGHTTTDSVSTAIFQRLAEKSGQKLQTFMIRNDSRSGGTVGPMLSSAMGVRSIDVGIPQLSMHSIRATTGSKDPGLGAKMIEGVFAGWESVDEEIAGGKGW, translated from the exons ATGGTTAGGAACAAGCCGTCAACCGCCTCTCTTCACAAAGCTGCCATGGAGAAACAGATAGCTTCTGACGAGAAGGTTACCCAGGAGCTTTTGATGGAGGAATTGGCCAAAATGAAATTGGCAGTCTCTAAACCTACCGACCCGAATAATGGGGAGTCTTTCACAACCCGTGAAAGTCTACCAATTCGCTCCCTTGGGGGTGATTCATGGGCGAGGGATGATTATCTTGGCTTAGGACAAGAGAAGATTGAGACGCTCTtcgagaagatgaggaaatcTTATCAATTCCCATCCGCCGATACGGAAAATAATGCTACGAGTGGTGCACAAACTTTGTTCGAAACATTCCACTCAACTAATGGATCTCTTGTTCCTCGCAATCTAGATACCAAGGCGCTCAATGCCGCAAAACATGCAACCGTTCTCAAAGATCCCGAGGATTATGCAGAGCCGTTCGTTAACTTCATGACGGAGAACCCAACAGTTTGGCATGCTATTCAGTACTGGGAGACTAAGTTGGAGGATGCTGGGTTTACTAAG CTCTCTCCGCGTGACTCATGGAACGGCAAGCTTGAGCCCAACGGAAAATACTACGTGAACCGCAATGGAACATCCTTGATCGCATTTTCCGTTGGTGGTGCATATAAATCTGGAAATGGAATAGCAATGGTTGCCGCACACTCTGATTCTCTCACGGCTCGTCTAAAGCCCGTCAGTACCAAACACAACAAAGCTGGATTTGTACAGCTCGGAGTTGCTCCTTATGCTGGCGCATTGAATGAAACATGGTGGGATAGAGATCTTGGTATTGGCGGTAGAGTTTTAGTAAAGGATGAGAAAACTGGATACATTTCTCAAAAATTGGTAAAACTGGGTTGGCCAATTGCACGCATTCCAACTCTAGCTCCTCATTTTGGGGTTGGAATGTTTGGTCAAAACAATAAGGAAACACAACTCGTACCAATCATTGGCCTCGATAATTCCGATATTGAATCTTCGGCTtcgtcctcatcatcatctgagcaatttcaaacatcaaatatATCCGGtgcaaaatcttcatttgtCTCCACCCAACCACCAAAACTTGTCAATCTTATTGCCAAAGAATTGGGcattgaaaataaagaaaccATCATCAATTGGGAACTCGAACTCTTCGATACCCAACCATCCCAACTCGGTGGGCTCGACAAGGAATTCATTTTCTCGGGACGTATTGATGACAAAGTTTGTTCCTGGTCTTCAATCGAGGCACTGCTCTCCAACTCTTCCTCTGAAGAATCCAAATCATCTGGTATTATTTCCATGGTTGGTCTTTTTGATGACGAAGAGATTGGCTCGCTCTTGCGTCAGGGTGCAAGGGGTAATTTCCTCCCCGGAACAGTTGAACGTATCGTGGAGTGCTTCAATAACTCCACATACAGTCCCAATGTTTTGATGGAAACCTATGCCAAGTCTTTCCTCGTGTCCTTCGATGTTACACATGCTACAAATCCCAATTTCTTGGAAAAGTACCTCGAAAACCATTGTCCTAGACTTAATGTAGGATTGACAGTTGAAGCAGATAGCAATGGTCATACAACTACGGATTCTGTCTCAACAGCTATTTTCCAGAGATTGGCAGAGAAAAGCGGTCAAAAATTACAAACTTTCATGATTAGAAATGATTCTAGATCGGGAGGTACGGTCGGACCGATGTTGAGTTCTGCAATGGGCGTTAGATCTATTGATGTCGGAATTCCCCAACTAAGCATGCATAGTATCAGAGCAACTACAGGATCTAAGGATCCGGGATTGGGGGCTAAGATGATTGAAGGTGTTTTCGCAGGGTGGGAAAGTGTGGATGAGGAGATTGCCGGAGGTAAAGGATGGTAG